A region from the Nitrospirota bacterium genome encodes:
- a CDS encoding universal stress protein: MTTLPKEILFATDFSDCAARAERYAYLLAKAGGAGLTVLHVLETPPGMDMEYAVNRLYLESLQKETDEGLEALRSRAAQAGLAVKVERATGIPSQRIAELAGKIHADLLVLGTRGRTGLEHVLLGSTAERTVVGAPCPVLTVRSAEAKAGDSPAITRILAPVDFSDCSLEALEYAVQVSRLFHAPLALLHVMEPVAYGLDFTLLAAGEARKTREALETRLAELALPLVRNGLTVRRLVRGGMPADSILDTINQDSYDLVVMGTHGRRGLSHVVSGSVAERVLRRASCPVLTVKSPKFGHRGQRTASR; encoded by the coding sequence ATGACGACTTTGCCTAAAGAGATTCTCTTCGCGACGGACTTTTCGGACTGTGCGGCTCGGGCCGAGCGGTATGCCTACCTGCTCGCCAAAGCCGGCGGCGCCGGACTGACCGTCCTCCACGTGCTGGAGACCCCGCCCGGCATGGACATGGAGTATGCGGTCAACCGCCTGTACCTGGAGTCTTTGCAGAAGGAGACGGACGAGGGCTTGGAGGCGCTGAGGAGCCGGGCCGCCCAGGCCGGACTGGCCGTGAAGGTCGAGCGGGCGACCGGGATTCCCAGCCAGCGGATCGCCGAACTGGCCGGCAAGATCCACGCAGATCTGCTCGTGCTGGGCACGCGCGGCAGGACCGGCCTCGAGCACGTGCTGCTCGGCAGCACCGCGGAGCGGACGGTCGTCGGCGCACCCTGCCCGGTGCTGACGGTCCGGTCGGCCGAGGCCAAGGCGGGGGACAGCCCCGCGATCACGCGCATCCTGGCGCCCGTTGACTTCTCGGACTGCTCGCTGGAAGCCTTGGAATACGCGGTGCAGGTATCCAGGCTGTTCCACGCCCCGCTCGCGCTGCTCCACGTGATGGAGCCGGTCGCCTACGGCCTGGACTTCACCCTGCTGGCGGCGGGAGAGGCGCGGAAGACGCGGGAAGCCCTGGAGACGCGCCTGGCCGAGCTGGCCCTGCCGCTCGTCCGCAACGGTCTGACCGTCCGTCGCCTGGTGCGGGGAGGGATGCCGGCCGACTCGATCCTGGACACGATCAACCAGGACTCTTATGATCTGGTCGTGATGGGCACGCACGGGCGGCGCGGTCTCTCCCACGTCGTGAGCGGGAGCGTCGCGGAACGGGTCCTGCGCCGGGCTTCCTGCCCGGTGCTGACGGTGAAGAGCCCGAAATTCGGCCACAGGGGACAGCGAACAGCCAGCCGCTAA
- a CDS encoding DUF2934 domain-containing protein, whose amino-acid sequence MARKKTSPKTTPKAGAKPEPAACAKPKATMPRTAETPIELPDGMWERVAKKAYELWEQRGRREGQDLQDWLDAETIVMEEIHEARE is encoded by the coding sequence ATGGCCAGGAAAAAGACCTCCCCGAAGACGACTCCCAAGGCCGGTGCCAAGCCGGAGCCTGCCGCATGCGCGAAACCCAAGGCGACGATGCCCCGGACAGCCGAGACTCCGATCGAGCTGCCTGACGGGATGTGGGAACGGGTCGCCAAGAAGGCCTACGAGCTCTGGGAGCAGCGGGGCCGGCGGGAGGGGCAGGACCTTCAGGACTGGCTCGACGCAGAGACGATCGTGATGGAAGAGATTCATGAAGCCCGCGAGTGA
- a CDS encoding NAD(P)H-dependent oxidoreductase subunit E has translation MKDSRSALLAEVLDRHRALADRTGQPNILETLLAVQAALGAVPVGSVPEIARALEVTEADVAGVLTYYPELRTAPPGRHLIRVCMGESCMANHGDRVLNALRERLHVDPGQTTGDGRFTLERIYCVGNCAVGPSVMVDHDVHGRVSPEDAPSLLDDYQ, from the coding sequence ATGAAGGACTCCCGTTCAGCGCTGCTGGCCGAAGTCCTGGACCGGCACCGGGCCCTGGCCGACCGGACCGGACAGCCGAACATCCTGGAGACCCTGCTGGCGGTCCAGGCGGCGCTCGGGGCCGTGCCGGTCGGCTCCGTGCCGGAGATCGCGCGGGCCTTGGAGGTGACCGAGGCGGACGTGGCCGGCGTGCTCACGTACTACCCGGAGCTGCGCACGGCTCCCCCGGGCCGGCACCTGATCCGCGTCTGCATGGGCGAGTCCTGCATGGCGAACCACGGCGACCGGGTGCTGAACGCCCTCCGTGAGAGGCTCCACGTTGATCCGGGGCAGACCACCGGGGACGGCCGCTTCACGCTGGAGCGGATCTACTGCGTGGGCAACTGCGCGGTCGGGCCGAGCGTCATGGTGGACCACGACGTCCACGGGCGGGTGAGTCCGGAAGATGCGCCGTCGCTGCTGGACGACTATCAATAA
- a CDS encoding NADH-ubiquinone oxidoreductase-F iron-sulfur binding region domain-containing protein produces the protein MTRLYISNDTSAVAAGADRLVRAWTREPDIEIVRTSSRGAFFLEPMVERDTKDGRIAWCNVQPHDLPGILAGEGGTPVDRIPFLAQQTRVTFASFGVTRPLSFDDYVAHGGWKGLERARALPPDAVIRELKVSGLRGRGGAAFPVWNKWLVAKDTPADRKYVVANADEGDAGTYCDRMVMEGEPFRLIEGMLICARAIGADRGYIYCRQEYPTAARVLREAIREAELRGLFAHDHGRFHLEVFVGAGSYVCGEETALLDSLEGGRGVVRAKPPYPAVSGLHGKPTIVSNVLTFATVPSILARGGEWHASLGTERSRGTIPLQIGGRVKQPGLAEIPFGATLGEVIERFGGGMAAGARLKAVQVGGPLGSLFPASGLGIRICYDAFAEAGAILGHGGIVVYDDETDMVELARHFMAFTADESCGKCTPCRIGSVRGREILERIQAGRGGQGDLDLLADLGETMKTASLCALGGRAPYPVLTAIEHFGTEFRRGVRGERHEE, from the coding sequence ATGACTCGTCTCTACATTTCCAACGACACCTCCGCCGTCGCGGCGGGGGCGGACCGGCTGGTCAGGGCCTGGACGCGGGAGCCGGACATCGAGATCGTCCGGACCTCCTCCCGCGGAGCCTTCTTTCTCGAGCCGATGGTGGAACGGGACACCAAGGACGGGCGGATCGCCTGGTGCAACGTTCAACCACACGACCTGCCCGGGATTCTGGCAGGCGAGGGCGGCACGCCGGTGGATCGGATTCCGTTTCTCGCCCAGCAGACGCGCGTTACCTTCGCCAGCTTCGGCGTGACCCGGCCGCTCTCGTTCGACGACTACGTCGCGCACGGAGGCTGGAAAGGGCTGGAGCGGGCACGGGCACTCCCGCCCGACGCCGTCATCCGGGAGCTCAAGGTCTCCGGCCTACGCGGACGCGGCGGCGCCGCCTTCCCGGTCTGGAACAAGTGGCTCGTCGCAAAGGACACCCCTGCCGATCGCAAGTACGTCGTCGCGAACGCGGACGAGGGGGACGCCGGCACCTACTGCGACCGGATGGTCATGGAAGGCGAGCCCTTCCGGCTGATCGAGGGCATGCTGATCTGCGCCAGGGCGATCGGGGCGGACCGGGGCTACATCTACTGCCGGCAGGAATATCCGACTGCGGCCCGGGTCCTGCGGGAGGCGATCCGGGAGGCCGAGCTCCGGGGCCTCTTCGCGCACGACCACGGCCGCTTCCACTTGGAGGTCTTCGTCGGCGCCGGCTCCTACGTCTGCGGCGAGGAGACCGCGTTGCTGGACTCGCTCGAAGGGGGACGCGGCGTCGTGCGGGCGAAGCCCCCCTACCCGGCCGTTTCCGGCCTCCATGGAAAACCCACGATCGTGAGCAACGTGCTGACCTTCGCGACCGTGCCGAGCATCCTGGCGCGCGGCGGCGAGTGGCACGCTTCGCTCGGCACGGAGCGGTCCCGCGGGACGATCCCCCTGCAGATCGGCGGGCGGGTGAAGCAGCCGGGGCTCGCGGAGATTCCCTTCGGCGCCACGCTGGGAGAGGTGATCGAGCGGTTCGGCGGCGGGATGGCCGCTGGCGCTAGGCTCAAGGCCGTGCAGGTGGGGGGACCGCTGGGGAGCCTGTTCCCCGCCTCCGGGCTCGGCATCCGGATCTGTTACGACGCCTTCGCCGAAGCCGGAGCGATCCTCGGACACGGAGGGATCGTCGTGTACGACGACGAGACGGACATGGTCGAGCTGGCCCGGCACTTCATGGCCTTCACCGCCGACGAATCCTGCGGGAAGTGCACGCCCTGCCGGATCGGCTCGGTGCGCGGGCGGGAAATCCTGGAGCGCATCCAGGCCGGCCGCGGCGGCCAGGGCGACTTGGATCTGCTGGCCGACCTGGGCGAGACCATGAAGACGGCCAGCCTCTGCGCGCTGGGCGGCCGGGCTCCCTATCCGGTGCTCACGGCGATCGAGCACTTCGGAACGGAGTTCAGGCGCGGGGTTCGAGGCGAGAGGCACGAGGAATGA